The Nocardia sp. BMG51109 nucleotide sequence CGCGCGCTCATCCCATCGGATCGTCGGCGGTGGGTTCGATGTCGGCCTCGAACGGCGGCGTGTACCGGCCCCACCGCACGCATTCCCAGCCGCGGAACTCGCCGCGGCCGTCCGGGCCGCCGTAGCGCGGCAGCAGCTCGATGGTCTCGGTGTTGTCGAGATGGTTGTTCGTGGTGAACGGCGGCGCCACCCCGCCCACCGCCCGACCGGCCAGACGCATGGCCGCGCCGTGGCTGACCACCAGGATGTCGCCGACCGCGGTGGCGCCGGGAATCAGAAATTCCTGCCGAAGCCGTTCCAGCTCCGGCAGGTACCGATCGAGCACCTCCTGCCCGGTCTCGCCGCCGGGCAGCCGGACATCCAGCCGTCCCAGATGCCACGTGCGGTAGACATCCTGGAACATCTCGTGCGCCGCATCGGAATTGGCCCCCTCCAGCTCGCCGACCTGCACCTCGTACACCCCGTCGAGCACCTCGGCCGACACCCCGGTCACCGATTCGACGTGTCCGGCGGTCTGGCGGGCGCGTAACGCCGCCGAGCTGAACAGCCGCCGCGGCGGCGTCCTCAGCGTCGCCCCGAACGATTTCGCCTGCGCCACACCGCGCTCGGTCAGCGGCAGGCCCGGCACCCGGGTGTCCAGGACCTTCGCGACATTGCCCTCGGTCTCGCCGTGCCGGACCAGGATCAGCTTGCCGACTCTGTCCGACTCCCTGCCGACTCTGTCCGATTCACCGCCGCCCGCACTGCGTTCACTCACAGGTCCGCGACCCCCTTCTTCAGATCCGCCAGCCATGCCGCGGCCGGTTCGTCCGGCGGCGGCGGTGTGCCGCTCGGCGCGCTCGCCGGCCACGAACCCAGGAAGCGGACCCGTCCGGCGGTGCGGTGCAACGCCTTGAGCGCCTCGGCGACCGCGGTGTCGTCGATGTGGCCGACACAATCGAGATAGAACCGATAGCTGCCCATCCCGGTGCGCGTCGGCCGCGATTCGATGCGGGTGAGATCGACTCCGCGGTCGGCGAATTCGGCGAACACCCGCATCAGCGCGCCGGGCTCGTTGGCCAGCTCGAGCACCACCAGCGAGGTCCGGTCGGCACCCGTGCGCGGCGGCGCCGTCCGCGGCCTGGTCACCAGCACGAACCGGGTCACCGCCCGATCGTGGTCGGCCACACCGGAAGCCAGCACCGCCAGGCCCAGCCGCTCGCCCGCCAGCGTCGTCGATACGGCCGCGTCGGCATGCCCGGCGACCACGTCCTCCGCCGCGGCGGCGTTGGACGCCGAGGTGTACAACCGGGCCTCGGGCAGGCGGTGCGCCAGCCACATCCGCACCTGCGCGGCGGCCACCGGATAGGCGGCGATCGTGTGCACCTCGGACAGCTCGACGCCCGGCCGGGCCAGGATCGTGAACGCCACATCCAGCTCGGTCTCGGCCACGATCTGCAGCCGCGGCCCGACGGCGAGCGCATCGAGCGTCGCCGAGATCGACCCCTCGACGGAGCTCTCGATCGGCACCACCGCCCCGTCCACCTCACCGGCCCGGATCAACTCGAGCGCGGCCCCCTGACTCGGCGCGGCGATGCGTTCGACCGGCCCCTCGAAGGCGTTCGCGGACTCCAGCTGGGCGAGGGCCATCTCGGTGAATGTTCCCGACGGCCCGAAATAGGCGATGTGCGGCACGAATACGACATTACTGGGGAGTCGGGGGCAAGCTCGGAGTTTGCGCGATGTCGGATGCCAGTACCGCCAGGCCGAGGGCCACTTCTTCGGGTTCGTCCGACTCGATAGCCAGCAGGACCTCGCGCAGCGCCCGCACCGCCGGCGGCTGCAGGCCGCGCAGGAATTCGACATCGGGCCGGCGCAGTGCCGCGCGGATATCGTCACCGCACAGCGCCGCGGCGGTGGCGGCGACGAGCGCCAGCGCCCGCTCGCCCGACGACGTGCGGACCACGAAGCCGGTATCGGCGTGCGCGGCGGCGGCCAGGAAGTCGGCCACCCGCTCATCGGCGGCATCGCCGTCCAGCGACATCAAGCCCGAACCGTCCAGCGACATCAAGCCCGAACCGTCCGCCGGACTCGATTCGGCGGAGACCGCCCGGACCAAGCCACCCACCAGGCTCGCGCGAGGCGCCGGCATGTGCAGCGGCACCAGAACGGGCTCGGCGGCTGGATTCGAATCGTGCGGCACGGTTTCCACCGTAGCGATCGGAACGCTTGCGCAACGCCGCTTCGTCACTTAGCTTAGGTTTACCTAATTATGGCGCCGGGTTCGGATATCTGGAGGTACGCATGCCCCGCACGACAACCACCGCCGCACCGACCACCGCCGAGCGGGTGCGCAGTGCCTGTGCCCACGCCGAGCATGCGGTCCTCGCCCTCCCCGGCGCCGATCCGGTTTCCACGACCGTGCACCATCTGCGCGCGTGCGGCGACGCGGTGATCGCTGTCGCCCTGGATTCCTCCGCCGTGGAAGCGGCCGCCGGTCCGCTCGGTTCCCCGGCGGTGCTCGAGCTGACCGATATGGCCCCGCTCCCGCTGCGCGAGCCGGTCCGGTCGCTGGTGTGGCTGCGCGGCCGGGTCCGCGCGGTGCCGGGGTACGCCCAGCGCGCCCTGGCCGGCGAGGTGGCCAAGGACCACCCGCACCCGTCGCTGCTCGATGTCGGCCACACCACCACGCTGCTGCGGGTGGTCGTCGACTCCGCCGTGGTCGCCGATTCCAGCGGTGCCGCCGCGGCCTGCCTGGACCAGTTGCGCTCCGCCCACCCCGACCCGTTCTGGGAGCTGGAATCGGCGTGGCTGCAACACATGGATGCCGACCACGCCGACGTCGTGGCGCAACTGGCGCGGCACCTGCCGGTCCGGCTGCGCGGCGGCGCGGTGCACCCGCTGGCCATCGACCGCTACGGCGTGACCCTGCGGGTGGAGAGCCGCGACAGCGACCACGACGTCCGGCTGCCGTTCGAAACCCCCGTGGACGACGTGCAATCCCTCAGCCGCGCCGTCCGCATCCTCGCCGGCTGCCCCTTCCTGCACGGCATGCGCTGAATCCGACCGGCCCGCAACCTTTTCGCGATGGGCTGCGGCAATCGGATGACCCCGTCCGTTTCCCGCCAGCCGTCCGCACTCGCCGCTCTTACGATCACGACATGCCTGACAATCGGACCATCATCCAGAATGCGTGGCGCGCCTTCGCGAGCCACGAGGCCGAGCGGATCGCCCCCTGTTTCACCGACGACGCCGAGTGGCTGGCCCCGACGGACAACGCCACCGCGGTCGCCCTCGGCGGACCCAGCCACATGGTCGGCCGCGCCGCCATCACCCGTTTCCTCGCCGACGACTTCGGGCGGCTGTTCGTGCGCGACGTCGCCGTCGAATTCCACGGCTTCCACGTCGACGGCGACCGGGTGATCGTGGAGGAGACCATGAGCGCGACGCTGGCCAACGGGAACGCCTACGTCAACGACTACTGTCTCGTCTTCGAACTGCGTGACGGGCTGATTCACCGGGTGCGGGAGTACATGGACACCGCCCGCGGGCACCGCGCGGTATTCGGTGCGTCGGTACCCACCGCCGAAGCCACAATCGGAGTCCCGACCACCTGAGCTGGGCACGCCCGCAAGCCACCGGCCAGGTGTCAC carries:
- a CDS encoding histidine phosphatase family protein, encoding MILVRHGETEGNVAKVLDTRVPGLPLTERGVAQAKSFGATLRTPPRRLFSSAALRARQTAGHVESVTGVSAEVLDGVYEVQVGELEGANSDAAHEMFQDVYRTWHLGRLDVRLPGGETGQEVLDRYLPELERLRQEFLIPGATAVGDILVVSHGAAMRLAGRAVGGVAPPFTTNNHLDNTETIELLPRYGGPDGRGEFRGWECVRWGRYTPPFEADIEPTADDPMG
- the pheA gene encoding prephenate dehydratase; amino-acid sequence: MPHIAYFGPSGTFTEMALAQLESANAFEGPVERIAAPSQGAALELIRAGEVDGAVVPIESSVEGSISATLDALAVGPRLQIVAETELDVAFTILARPGVELSEVHTIAAYPVAAAQVRMWLAHRLPEARLYTSASNAAAAEDVVAGHADAAVSTTLAGERLGLAVLASGVADHDRAVTRFVLVTRPRTAPPRTGADRTSLVVLELANEPGALMRVFAEFADRGVDLTRIESRPTRTGMGSYRFYLDCVGHIDDTAVAEALKALHRTAGRVRFLGSWPASAPSGTPPPPDEPAAAWLADLKKGVADL
- a CDS encoding DUF2470 domain-containing protein — translated: MPRTTTTAAPTTAERVRSACAHAEHAVLALPGADPVSTTVHHLRACGDAVIAVALDSSAVEAAAGPLGSPAVLELTDMAPLPLREPVRSLVWLRGRVRAVPGYAQRALAGEVAKDHPHPSLLDVGHTTTLLRVVVDSAVVADSSGAAAACLDQLRSAHPDPFWELESAWLQHMDADHADVVAQLARHLPVRLRGGAVHPLAIDRYGVTLRVESRDSDHDVRLPFETPVDDVQSLSRAVRILAGCPFLHGMR
- a CDS encoding nuclear transport factor 2 family protein encodes the protein MPDNRTIIQNAWRAFASHEAERIAPCFTDDAEWLAPTDNATAVALGGPSHMVGRAAITRFLADDFGRLFVRDVAVEFHGFHVDGDRVIVEETMSATLANGNAYVNDYCLVFELRDGLIHRVREYMDTARGHRAVFGASVPTAEATIGVPTT